A genomic window from Algoriphagus sp. Y33 includes:
- a CDS encoding dipeptidase, which translates to MRKYLNVVVLSVLALACTAKEQEEAIDYTALSDEERLEAATEIAHETIMVDGHVDLPYRMKVGGFTLQREVLDVSVRTPDGNFDFPRAKEGGLDAPFMSIYIPAGLQQTPGSSKALADSLILMTERLAETFPDKFAMAYSPADIEANFDAGKVSLPMGMENGSALEDDIANVAYFHGRGIRYITLTHGKANLIGDSSYDTVRLYNGLSEYGEQVVAEMNRVGIMVDLSHVSDDTFKDALAITKVPVIASHSSVRKFTPGFERNMSDELIQAMAKNGGVMMINFGGSFIDSAYSAGTDKVREHLVNYMAENNLSRRDSVFQAYAAEYAAANNPFPTVHRVADHIDYVKNLVGIDYIGLGSDFDGVGDSLPTGLKDVSMFPNLIAELLKRGYTRDDIEKICYKNVFRVWNAVEDYAASQQ; encoded by the coding sequence ATGAGAAAATATTTAAACGTTGTAGTACTGTCCGTTCTGGCTCTGGCATGTACGGCTAAAGAACAAGAGGAAGCTATTGATTATACTGCACTTTCTGATGAAGAGCGTTTGGAAGCAGCTACCGAAATTGCCCATGAAACTATCATGGTAGATGGGCACGTGGATTTGCCATACCGGATGAAAGTAGGGGGATTTACTCTTCAGCGTGAAGTGTTGGATGTTTCGGTGCGCACTCCTGATGGCAACTTTGACTTTCCAAGAGCGAAGGAAGGTGGGCTGGATGCTCCATTTATGTCGATTTATATTCCGGCAGGTCTTCAGCAGACCCCAGGTTCCTCAAAAGCTCTGGCAGATTCTTTAATACTGATGACGGAGCGGTTGGCAGAGACATTTCCGGATAAATTTGCGATGGCCTATAGTCCGGCTGATATAGAAGCTAATTTTGATGCAGGCAAAGTCTCCCTTCCCATGGGGATGGAAAATGGATCTGCTCTTGAAGACGATATTGCGAATGTGGCGTATTTTCATGGACGAGGCATACGATACATTACACTTACCCATGGAAAAGCGAATTTGATCGGTGACAGTAGCTATGATACTGTTAGATTATACAATGGACTGAGCGAATATGGTGAGCAGGTGGTTGCTGAGATGAACCGGGTAGGGATTATGGTTGATCTTTCGCATGTTTCGGATGATACGTTTAAAGATGCATTGGCTATTACCAAAGTGCCGGTCATCGCTTCCCATTCTTCTGTCAGGAAGTTTACACCGGGTTTTGAGCGTAATATGAGTGATGAATTGATTCAGGCTATGGCTAAAAATGGAGGTGTGATGATGATCAATTTCGGTGGGTCTTTTATAGATTCTGCCTACTCGGCCGGTACTGATAAAGTGCGGGAGCATTTGGTAAACTACATGGCAGAGAATAACTTGAGCCGTCGTGATTCTGTATTTCAAGCTTATGCTGCTGAATATGCGGCGGCAAACAATCCTTTTCCTACGGTACATCGGGTTGCAGACCACATCGATTATGTCAAAAATCTGGTAGGGATAGATTATATAGGATTGGGTTCTGATTTTGATGGGGTGGGAGACTCTTTGCCCACTGGGTTGAAGGATGTTTCTATGTTTCCAAATTTGATTGCAGAGCTTCTAAAGAGGGGATACACCAGAGATGATATAGAAAAGATATGTTATAAAAATGTGTTTAGAGTCTGGAACGCTGTGGAGGATTATGCGGCTAGCCAACAGTAA
- a CDS encoding acyl-ACP desaturase — translation MMKSGEINYELEKNIEVISQLDGLVGEAVDNILVDPDKCWQPSDFLPDFGNPDIHDEIKFLQKRSEGIPDTVLTSLVGNMITEEALPSYQTYFNLLEGINPERNLLSPSGWVRWSKSWTAEENRHGDLLNKYLYMTGRVDMKAVEQTIHRLLMNGFDPNSGGDPYQAIVYTSFQERATKISHVNTGKLADIAGDSVLGRICKQIAGDEARHEKAYKSFMSAIFEIDPNGAIIAFEKLMRKQIVMPAVLMGEGGSNPSLFTQFSAITQKVGIYTGWDYARIIEHLVSLWKIESLTGLNDVASKAQDYLVKLSDRYMRLADRMKAPEEVKLAWLK, via the coding sequence ATGATGAAATCAGGAGAAATAAATTACGAACTAGAAAAAAATATAGAGGTTATCTCCCAATTGGATGGTCTTGTAGGCGAAGCTGTAGACAATATCCTAGTGGATCCAGATAAGTGCTGGCAACCCTCAGATTTCCTGCCTGATTTTGGAAATCCTGATATTCACGATGAAATTAAATTCCTCCAAAAAAGATCTGAAGGCATCCCTGACACAGTATTGACCTCTCTTGTAGGTAATATGATCACTGAAGAAGCTCTTCCAAGTTATCAGACCTACTTCAATCTTTTAGAAGGAATCAATCCTGAGAGAAATCTGCTTTCGCCTTCCGGCTGGGTAAGGTGGTCTAAATCGTGGACTGCTGAGGAAAACCGTCATGGTGATCTTCTCAACAAGTACCTCTACATGACGGGAAGAGTGGACATGAAAGCCGTAGAACAAACAATCCATAGATTGCTGATGAATGGATTTGACCCTAATTCCGGAGGCGATCCTTATCAGGCGATTGTTTACACTTCGTTTCAGGAAAGAGCCACAAAAATCTCTCACGTCAATACAGGAAAGCTTGCTGACATTGCAGGAGATTCTGTATTGGGAAGAATCTGTAAGCAGATTGCAGGTGATGAGGCTAGACATGAAAAGGCCTACAAAAGCTTTATGTCTGCCATATTCGAAATTGATCCGAATGGAGCAATCATCGCTTTTGAGAAGCTTATGAGAAAGCAAATAGTGATGCCTGCTGTATTGATGGGAGAAGGCGGATCCAATCCTTCTTTATTTACCCAATTCTCAGCGATTACCCAGAAAGTCGGGATTTATACCGGCTGGGACTATGCGAGAATCATAGAACACCTAGTCAGTCTTTGGAAAATAGAAAGCTTGACGGGACTAAATGATGTAGCCTCTAAAGCGCAGGACTACCTTGTCAAACTATCTGACAGATACATGAGACTGGCGGATAGAATGAAGGCTCCTGAAGAAGTAAAACTCGCATGGCTTAAATAA
- a CDS encoding SMP-30/gluconolactonase/LRE family protein, with product MNITLKTTILGISSALLFAQCSPKETKETTEETVVQEVKTPTLTKIWETDTTLTTNESVLYDAASGKIYVSNIEGDPRGKDGKGSISIIDKEGNIVTQEWVTGLNAPKGMGIANGSLYVTDIDQLIEVNLESGKISNKYPVEGAGFLNDLATDDGKVYFTDMNTGKVHLLDAGKISTVTEGHESINGIAIGNDGAIYGLDKSGLKILNADGSSEIVNKTVTGGDGLVILADGKYIASRWAGEIYFVNGEEETLMLDTKDMESNTADIGFIPEDNVVLVPTFFKNKVVAYKLDY from the coding sequence ATGAACATTACGCTAAAAACCACCATTCTAGGCATATCATCAGCGTTACTTTTCGCACAATGTAGCCCAAAAGAAACCAAAGAAACTACCGAAGAAACAGTAGTGCAAGAAGTAAAAACCCCAACCCTAACCAAAATTTGGGAAACCGACACCACGCTGACCACCAACGAATCAGTGCTGTATGATGCAGCTTCAGGAAAAATATATGTATCCAACATCGAAGGTGACCCCAGAGGAAAAGATGGGAAAGGATCAATCTCAATAATCGACAAGGAGGGAAACATAGTTACTCAAGAATGGGTAACTGGCCTCAATGCGCCGAAAGGCATGGGCATCGCCAACGGAAGCTTGTACGTTACCGACATTGATCAGCTTATAGAAGTAAATCTAGAATCAGGCAAAATCAGTAACAAATACCCTGTCGAAGGAGCCGGTTTCTTAAACGATCTGGCAACCGATGATGGTAAAGTATATTTCACAGACATGAATACAGGTAAAGTCCACCTACTTGATGCAGGTAAAATATCCACCGTCACTGAGGGACATGAATCAATCAACGGCATTGCCATCGGAAATGATGGAGCAATCTATGGGCTGGACAAATCAGGTTTGAAGATCCTTAATGCTGATGGTAGTTCTGAAATTGTGAATAAAACTGTCACTGGCGGTGATGGCTTGGTGATCTTGGCCGATGGCAAATACATTGCTTCCCGATGGGCTGGAGAGATTTACTTTGTCAATGGCGAAGAAGAAACTTTAATGCTGGATACAAAAGACATGGAGTCAAACACAGCTGACATCGGATTCATTCCTGAAGACAACGTTGTATTGGTTCCAACTTTCTTCAAAAACAAAGTAGTAGCATACAAACTAGATTATTAG
- a CDS encoding ORF6N domain-containing protein, producing MNELLNEEQVLQLIHKIRQQKVMLDSDLAEMYGVETKRLNEQVKRSIDRFPEDFMFQLSSEEWENLRSQIATSSWGGRRSLPYVFTEQGVAMLSSVLNSPRAIQVNISIIRIFVKIREWALNYSELQDKIQALQDAESNQNEHINHIYQMMEELLKPNLGKRKQIGFKK from the coding sequence ATGAACGAACTTTTAAACGAAGAGCAGGTTCTCCAGCTCATCCACAAAATCCGCCAACAAAAAGTTATGCTGGATAGTGATTTGGCAGAAATGTATGGTGTGGAGACGAAGCGTCTCAATGAGCAAGTCAAAAGAAGTATTGATCGATTTCCTGAGGACTTCATGTTCCAGCTTTCTTCAGAAGAATGGGAAAACTTGAGGTCGCAAATTGCGACCTCAAGTTGGGGAGGCCGTCGTAGTTTACCGTACGTGTTTACAGAGCAAGGAGTAGCGATGCTCTCATCAGTTCTCAATAGTCCGCGTGCTATCCAAGTAAATATCTCCATTATCCGGATTTTCGTAAAGATTCGAGAATGGGCTTTAAATTATTCAGAATTGCAGGACAAAATTCAAGCATTGCAAGATGCTGAATCCAATCAAAACGAACACATTAATCACATCTATCAGATGATGGAAGAGCTTTTGAAGCCAAATCTGGGAAAGCGAAAGCAAATAGGGTTTAAAAAGTAA
- a CDS encoding DPP IV N-terminal domain-containing protein — protein MNRSFKKSIFIFLAFFAIGELSAQSSELLTLDRIYSSGEFAQERLQPIQWIENGAAYVTVDNGNELVRWDSKNLEKSVFVPKEALQNAEKSIAIESFTLSDDGSKVLIFTNSSRVWRSNTKGDYWVYDLETKQLKQLGNEFEPSSLMFAKFSADNKYVAYVHQFNLYIQNFTTGEITQLTNDGTGKLINGTFDWAYEEEFGKRDGFSWSPDAAYLAFWQIDASRIGTFYMINNTDSVYSRPIPLQYPKVGQEPAGAKIGLIDMVSQQTKWIPIPGGEKENYLPGMQWINADLLLIQQMNRKQNKLTVWTYKPSNEELKEIYEETEETWVDLAYPDLSRYGWSDNSLPLVDKGKAFLRMTENDGWRHIYKVEIATGRKTLVTPGEFDVASFGAVTEKEIYFIASPDNATQRYLYAIDLAGKGKLRRVTPETFEGVNTYDIAPNGQIAVHNHQSTAIPLTTRLISLPKHETIKSLVENKVYKQKLASLKTPDIKFTTVTTSEGVTMDVRVIYPIDFDESKKYPVLFHVYGEPWSTVATDTQVGLYNIMLAQKGYFIIDMDNRGTPTLKGSDWRKSIYRKIGVINAQDQGLAAKELLKLPYLDESRVAVWGWSGGGSMTLNLMFKFPEIYQTGMSVAAVSNQLIYDNIYQERYMGLPQENMEDFINGSPITYAKNLEGNLLIVHGTGDDNVHYQGAEMLMNELIKHNKQFQMMPYPNRSHGIYEGAGTSLHLYTLLTNYLMKHTPVN, from the coding sequence ATGAACCGCTCATTTAAAAAGTCAATTTTTATCTTTTTGGCATTTTTCGCAATTGGTGAATTATCTGCCCAAAGCTCCGAACTCCTTACCCTCGACAGAATCTACAGCTCGGGAGAGTTTGCACAAGAAAGGCTCCAACCAATCCAATGGATTGAAAATGGGGCTGCCTATGTGACTGTGGATAATGGAAATGAGCTGGTAAGATGGGATAGCAAAAATTTGGAGAAAAGTGTTTTTGTCCCTAAAGAAGCTTTGCAAAACGCTGAAAAATCTATTGCAATTGAATCATTCACGCTATCAGATGACGGATCAAAAGTCCTGATTTTTACCAATTCCAGCCGTGTTTGGAGGTCAAATACAAAAGGAGATTACTGGGTTTATGATTTAGAAACAAAGCAGTTAAAACAACTGGGAAACGAATTTGAGCCTTCCTCCCTTATGTTTGCAAAATTTTCGGCCGATAATAAATACGTAGCCTACGTGCATCAATTCAATCTGTACATACAAAACTTTACTACAGGTGAAATCACACAGCTTACCAATGATGGTACAGGCAAGCTCATCAATGGAACCTTTGACTGGGCTTACGAAGAAGAGTTTGGGAAAAGAGATGGGTTTTCCTGGAGTCCCGATGCCGCGTACCTTGCTTTTTGGCAGATCGACGCATCTAGGATCGGCACTTTTTACATGATCAACAATACCGACTCGGTTTATTCCCGTCCGATTCCTTTACAATACCCAAAAGTGGGTCAGGAACCTGCGGGAGCCAAAATCGGCCTGATTGATATGGTTTCGCAACAGACTAAGTGGATACCGATTCCGGGTGGAGAAAAAGAAAATTATCTTCCCGGTATGCAGTGGATCAATGCTGATTTACTCTTGATTCAGCAAATGAATCGTAAACAGAATAAGCTTACCGTATGGACCTACAAACCTTCCAATGAAGAGCTGAAAGAAATCTATGAAGAAACGGAAGAAACCTGGGTGGATTTGGCTTATCCTGATCTATCCCGATATGGCTGGAGCGACAATAGTTTACCTCTCGTCGATAAAGGAAAAGCTTTTCTCAGAATGACAGAGAATGATGGCTGGAGACATATCTATAAAGTCGAAATAGCTACGGGACGGAAAACGTTGGTCACGCCAGGTGAATTTGATGTTGCTTCATTTGGAGCTGTGACCGAAAAAGAAATCTATTTTATTGCCTCTCCTGACAATGCCACCCAACGTTATTTGTACGCTATTGATTTGGCAGGCAAGGGAAAACTCAGAAGAGTAACACCGGAAACTTTTGAAGGAGTAAATACCTATGACATTGCTCCCAATGGTCAAATCGCTGTACATAATCATCAAAGTACCGCTATTCCACTTACTACGCGATTGATTTCTTTGCCAAAGCATGAAACCATAAAATCCCTGGTTGAAAATAAAGTGTACAAGCAAAAACTGGCATCACTCAAAACTCCCGATATTAAATTCACAACAGTGACCACTTCCGAAGGAGTGACAATGGATGTGAGAGTGATCTATCCAATTGATTTTGATGAATCTAAAAAATACCCCGTGCTCTTCCACGTCTATGGGGAGCCTTGGAGCACTGTAGCTACGGATACTCAGGTTGGACTTTACAATATTATGCTGGCGCAAAAAGGTTATTTCATCATTGATATGGACAATCGGGGCACACCAACTTTGAAAGGGAGCGATTGGAGAAAAAGCATCTATAGAAAAATCGGAGTAATCAATGCCCAAGATCAAGGGCTGGCTGCCAAAGAACTACTGAAGCTTCCCTATCTGGATGAAAGCCGGGTTGCAGTTTGGGGATGGAGCGGCGGAGGCTCCATGACACTAAACCTGATGTTTAAATTCCCTGAAATCTATCAAACGGGTATGTCCGTTGCCGCAGTATCGAATCAACTGATTTATGATAATATCTACCAAGAAAGATACATGGGCCTACCTCAAGAAAACATGGAAGATTTCATAAACGGATCACCGATCACTTATGCTAAAAACCTAGAAGGAAATCTATTGATCGTACATGGCACCGGCGATGACAATGTGCACTATCAAGGAGCTGAAATGCTAATGAACGAATTGATCAAACACAATAAACAATTCCAGATGATGCCTTATCCTAACCGTTCCCATGGGATTTATGAAGGTGCTGGAACGAGCTTGCATTTATACACTCTGCTGACAAACTACCTGATGAAACATACGCCAGTCAATTAA
- a CDS encoding carboxypeptidase-like regulatory domain-containing protein — MKNTLDNSHKRYQRKLRVGFLTAICLFIGGIAFSISKLTAAPDAGQLIADKTVKGLILTPERKPIPGAVILVKDTTTGTVTDINGVFTMDLQYFKEENVTLKISMVDYESIEMVVNTNKLPKELGKITLQKETD; from the coding sequence ATGAAAAACACATTGGACAATTCCCACAAACGCTACCAAAGGAAGCTAAGAGTTGGTTTTCTTACAGCCATTTGCTTATTCATTGGAGGAATAGCATTTTCCATTTCAAAGCTCACTGCTGCTCCTGATGCGGGACAACTTATAGCTGATAAAACTGTAAAAGGACTTATCCTTACCCCAGAAAGGAAACCCATTCCGGGTGCGGTCATCCTTGTCAAGGATACAACTACTGGAACCGTAACAGATATAAATGGAGTTTTCACCATGGACTTGCAATACTTCAAAGAAGAAAATGTAACTCTAAAAATCTCTATGGTTGACTACGAATCCATAGAAATGGTGGTGAACACAAACAAGCTCCCAAAAGAGCTGGGTAAAATTACACTTCAAAAAGAAACGGACTAA
- the clpB gene encoding ATP-dependent chaperone ClpB has protein sequence MDFKQFTIKSQEAIQKALELATSAGQPNIEPVHLLKGLLSEDENVTEFLFKKFGTGKQLITQKVDEQLAKLPKVSGGQQPYLSNYSNQVLIKAKDYLKTFGDEYVAIEHLLLAILANADVAGKILKDQGISEKPLIEAIKELRKGNKVTDPNAESKYQALEKYSKNLNEMAKKGKIDPVIGRDEEIRRVLQILARRTKNNPILLGEPGVGKTAIVEGLAQRIVSGDVPENLKSKTLISLDMGLLVAGAKYKGEFEERLKAVIKEVTDAEGEIILFIDEIHTLIGAGGGGEGAMDAANLLKPALARGELHAIGATTLKEYQKYIEKDKALERRFQSVIVDEPDAADAISILRGIKDKYELHHGVRIKDDAVIAAVELSQRYISDRFLPDKAIDLMDEAAAKLRMEIDSLPQELDELNRRIMQLEIEREAIRREKNKDKETVLSKELAELAEKRDSVKAKWESEKAVITGIQREKERIDNYKLEAEQAERAGDFGKVAEIRYGKIGEAEQRLESFKSQLAEMQAGSPLLKEEVDQEDIAAVVSKWTGIPMNKMIQSEREKLLHLEDELGRRVAGQKEAITALSDAVRRSRAGLQDPKRPIGSFIFMGTTGVGKTELAKALAEYLFNDENAMVRIDMSEYQERHAVSRLVGAPPGYVGYDEGGQLTEAVRRKPYSVILLDEIEKAHPDVFNILLQVLDDGRLTDNKGRVANFKNTIIILTTNIGSHLIQERFAEIEEWNKDEILEKTKTEVYELLKKSVRPEFLNRIDETIMFEPLNKHTIRKIVDIQWREIQHRLSESGIEIEATKEVLDYLGEVGFDANFGARPLKRTMQRLVLNELSKQILSSYIKNDSAVLVDLDADNHVYFKNVETAEL, from the coding sequence ATGGACTTCAAACAATTCACAATAAAATCTCAGGAGGCCATCCAAAAGGCTTTAGAGTTGGCAACATCGGCAGGACAGCCGAATATTGAGCCGGTACATTTGCTCAAAGGACTCCTTTCGGAAGATGAGAATGTAACCGAATTTTTATTTAAAAAATTCGGTACGGGCAAGCAGTTGATCACCCAAAAAGTGGATGAGCAATTGGCTAAATTGCCTAAAGTAAGTGGTGGCCAGCAGCCTTACCTTTCCAATTATTCCAATCAGGTGCTGATCAAAGCCAAGGATTATCTCAAAACCTTTGGTGATGAGTACGTAGCAATTGAGCATCTGTTGCTTGCTATTCTGGCAAATGCAGATGTTGCGGGAAAAATTTTAAAAGATCAGGGGATTTCCGAGAAGCCTTTGATCGAAGCTATCAAAGAACTTAGAAAAGGAAATAAAGTGACTGATCCAAATGCAGAAAGCAAATATCAGGCATTGGAGAAATACTCCAAAAACCTGAATGAAATGGCCAAGAAGGGGAAGATTGACCCAGTGATAGGCCGTGATGAAGAGATTAGGAGAGTACTTCAAATCTTGGCCCGTAGAACCAAGAACAATCCGATTCTACTTGGTGAACCAGGTGTGGGTAAGACTGCTATCGTCGAAGGACTTGCCCAGCGGATAGTGTCCGGTGATGTGCCCGAAAATCTTAAATCCAAGACATTGATTTCTCTGGATATGGGGTTGCTTGTCGCAGGAGCCAAGTATAAAGGGGAGTTTGAGGAGCGGTTAAAAGCCGTGATCAAAGAAGTCACGGATGCAGAGGGAGAGATTATTCTTTTCATCGATGAGATTCACACACTCATTGGAGCCGGTGGGGGCGGTGAAGGAGCCATGGATGCGGCCAATTTGTTAAAGCCTGCTTTGGCTAGAGGAGAGCTCCATGCAATAGGAGCGACCACCCTTAAGGAATACCAGAAATACATTGAGAAAGACAAGGCACTGGAGCGTAGATTCCAGTCTGTAATCGTGGATGAGCCGGATGCTGCAGACGCGATCTCTATTCTTAGGGGGATTAAGGATAAATACGAATTGCACCATGGTGTACGAATTAAGGATGATGCGGTTATTGCAGCAGTAGAGCTTTCGCAGCGGTATATTTCTGATCGTTTTTTACCGGATAAGGCAATTGACTTGATGGATGAAGCTGCGGCTAAATTGAGAATGGAGATTGATTCATTGCCACAGGAGTTGGATGAGCTAAACCGTAGAATCATGCAGTTGGAGATCGAGCGGGAAGCAATTCGCAGAGAGAAAAATAAGGACAAGGAAACTGTTCTAAGCAAAGAACTGGCTGAGTTGGCAGAAAAGCGGGACAGCGTAAAAGCCAAATGGGAAAGTGAGAAAGCCGTGATCACCGGAATACAGCGTGAGAAAGAGCGTATTGATAATTATAAGCTGGAAGCTGAACAGGCTGAAAGAGCCGGTGACTTTGGTAAAGTAGCAGAGATCCGTTATGGTAAAATAGGCGAGGCTGAGCAGAGGTTGGAGTCTTTCAAATCTCAATTGGCAGAGATGCAGGCCGGTTCACCATTGCTGAAAGAGGAAGTAGACCAGGAGGATATTGCTGCGGTAGTGTCCAAGTGGACAGGTATCCCGATGAATAAAATGATTCAATCTGAGCGGGAAAAGTTACTGCATCTGGAAGATGAGCTTGGAAGGAGAGTAGCTGGCCAAAAAGAGGCGATTACAGCGTTGTCCGATGCTGTCCGCAGAAGTCGAGCTGGGCTGCAAGATCCGAAGCGTCCGATCGGTAGCTTTATCTTTATGGGGACTACCGGCGTAGGTAAGACTGAGCTTGCGAAAGCATTGGCGGAATATCTCTTCAATGATGAAAACGCTATGGTGCGGATCGATATGTCTGAATACCAAGAAAGACATGCCGTCAGCCGGCTGGTGGGAGCGCCTCCGGGCTACGTGGGCTACGATGAAGGAGGGCAATTGACTGAGGCGGTTCGAAGAAAACCCTATTCAGTGATTTTGCTGGATGAGATTGAAAAAGCACATCCTGATGTGTTCAACATTCTCTTGCAAGTCTTGGACGATGGTCGATTGACTGATAATAAAGGACGTGTGGCGAACTTCAAGAATACCATCATCATTCTGACAACCAATATAGGTTCACATTTGATTCAGGAGCGGTTTGCTGAAATAGAAGAATGGAATAAAGATGAGATTTTGGAAAAGACAAAAACAGAAGTTTATGAGCTCTTGAAAAAATCGGTACGTCCTGAATTCCTGAATAGAATAGATGAAACCATCATGTTTGAACCGCTTAATAAGCATACCATCCGCAAGATAGTGGACATCCAATGGAGAGAAATTCAGCATAGACTATCTGAATCAGGTATAGAAATCGAAGCCACTAAAGAAGTGCTGGACTACTTGGGTGAAGTTGGTTTTGATGCTAACTTCGGCGCAAGACCCCTGAAGAGAACCATGCAGCGATTGGTGCTGAATGAGTTGTCCAAGCAAATATTATCCAGCTATATCAAAAATGACTCTGCAGTGTTGGTGGACCTGGATGCGGATAATCATGTGTATTTCAAAAATGTGGAAACTGCTGAGTTGTAA
- a CDS encoding ATP-binding protein: MQNIPRALQANFHRKLKPNKVLMILGPRRSGKTALVRQFTKDVDPQQSLILNGEDVLDAALLQERSVANYSRLLAGKNLLVIDEAQHIPDIGLILKLIVDSIDGIQVIATGSSSFDMHQQVGEPLVGRKNTLFLYPLAQMEFAKIEDFKTTLENREERLIFGGYPELTRYPDWKDKEDYLYQIMNDYLLKDILMVDGVKNSDKLYSLLRLIAFQVGKEVSLEELGKQLGMSKNTVERYLDLLSKVFVVFKIGGYSRNLRKEIVKNSRWYFYDNGVRNAIIQNFNRLNMRADVGDLWENYLAVERRKFQNYSQMHCTNYFWRTYDQQEIDWVEEEGDLLRAFEFKYQPNKPPKAPAAWAKAYPEASYEVIHPVNYLDWIGG; encoded by the coding sequence GTGCAAAATATCCCGAGAGCTTTACAAGCCAATTTCCATCGCAAACTCAAGCCAAACAAGGTATTGATGATCCTTGGCCCGAGAAGGTCTGGGAAAACTGCGCTTGTACGGCAATTTACCAAGGATGTCGATCCGCAACAAAGCCTGATCCTCAATGGAGAAGATGTGTTGGATGCAGCGCTCTTGCAGGAAAGGTCAGTGGCCAATTATAGCAGATTGCTGGCCGGCAAAAACTTGTTAGTCATCGACGAGGCGCAGCATATTCCGGACATCGGACTCATTCTCAAACTAATAGTGGATAGTATCGATGGGATACAAGTGATCGCTACCGGTTCCTCTTCATTTGATATGCACCAGCAGGTGGGAGAGCCTTTGGTAGGCAGAAAGAACACCTTATTTCTTTATCCACTGGCACAGATGGAATTTGCGAAAATAGAAGATTTCAAAACCACATTGGAAAACCGTGAAGAACGCCTGATTTTCGGAGGCTATCCGGAACTCACGCGCTATCCCGACTGGAAGGACAAGGAAGATTACCTCTACCAGATCATGAACGACTATCTTTTGAAAGATATTCTGATGGTCGATGGGGTGAAAAATTCCGACAAACTCTACTCATTGCTTCGGCTGATAGCTTTTCAAGTGGGAAAAGAGGTTTCTCTGGAAGAACTCGGCAAGCAACTGGGAATGTCAAAAAATACGGTAGAGCGCTATTTGGATCTGCTGTCCAAAGTATTCGTGGTGTTCAAGATCGGCGGATACAGCAGAAATCTCCGCAAAGAAATCGTGAAGAACAGCCGTTGGTACTTCTATGATAACGGTGTCCGAAATGCCATCATCCAAAATTTCAACCGCTTGAATATGCGGGCAGACGTGGGAGATCTATGGGAAAATTACTTGGCGGTAGAACGGAGGAAATTTCAGAATTATAGTCAAATGCACTGCACTAACTATTTCTGGAGGACATACGATCAGCAGGAAATCGACTGGGTAGAAGAAGAGGGAGATTTGCTACGTGCTTTTGAATTCAAATACCAACCCAACAAACCTCCCAAAGCGCCGGCGGCTTGGGCAAAAGCTTATCCTGAAGCGAGCTATGAAGTTATTCATCCGGTGAATTACCTGGATTGGATCGGGGGATAA